From one Larimichthys crocea isolate SSNF chromosome XVIII, L_crocea_2.0, whole genome shotgun sequence genomic stretch:
- the nr4a2a gene encoding nuclear receptor subfamily 4 group A member 2a, whose protein sequence is MPCVQAQYGSSPQGASPASQSYSYHTAGEYSCDFLTPEFVKFSMDLTNTEITATTSLPSFSTFMDNYNTSYDVKPPCLYQMPHSGDQSSIKVEDVQMHNYHQQSHLPPQSEEMMAHSGPMYFKPSSPHAPSTPNFQVQPNHMWEDPGSLHSFHQNYVAATSHMIDQRKNPVSRLSLFSFKQSPPGTPVSSCQMRFDGPLHVSMNHDNPGVHRGLDGQSFAVPSAIRKQAGLAFPHSLQLGHGHQLVDSQVPSPPSRGSPSNEGLCAVCGDNAACQHYGVRTCEGCKGFFKRTVQKNAKYVCLANKNCPVDKRRRNRCQFCRFQKCIVVGMVREVVRTDNLKGRRGRLPSKPKSPQEPSPPSPPVSLISALVRAHVDSNPSMSALDYSRFQANPDYQMAGDNTQHIQQFYDLLTGSMEIIRGWAEKIPGFSDLPKQDQDLLFESAFLELFVLRLAYRSNPVEGKLIFCNGVVLHRLQCVRGFGEWVDAIVEFSSNLQSMNIDISAFSCIAALAMVTERHGLKEPKRVEDLQNKIVNCLKDQVTFNGGGLNRPNYLSKLLGKLPELRTLCTQGLQRIFYLKLEDLVPPPAIIDKLFLDTLPF, encoded by the exons ATGCCCTGCGTTCAGGCTCAGTATGGATCATCACCTCAAGGAGCTAGTCCTGCTTCCCAGAGCTACAGCTACCACACCGCAGGAGAATACAGCTGCGACTTCTTAACACCTGAGTTTGTTAAGTTTAGCATGGACTTGACCAACACCGAGATCACAGCTACTACTTCTCTCCCAAGTTTCAGTACATTCATGGACAACTATAACACCAGTTACGACGTTAAACCGCCCTGTCTGTATCAGATGCCCCACTCTGGAGACCAGTCCTCTATCAAGGTGGAGGACGTCCAGATGCACAACTACCATCAGCAGAGCCACCTGCCACCCCAGTCGGAAGAAATGATGGCTCACTCTGGGCCTATGTACTTCAAACCCTCCTCGCCACATGCCCCGAGCACACCAAACTTCCAGGTTCAGCCTAATCACATGTGGGAGGACCCTGGCTCCCTCCACAGTTTCCACCAGAACTATGTTGCGGCCACGTCTCATATGATAGACCAGCGCAAAAATCCGGTGTCAAGGCTTTCGCTCTTCTCCTTCAAGCAGTCCCCGCCTGGTACTCCTGTTTCCAGTTGTCAGATGCGGTTCGATGGGCCGCTGCACGTCTCCATGAACCACGACAACCCGGGCGTGCACCGCGGCCTGGACGGCCAGAGTTTTGCTGTGCCAAGCGCCATACGGAAACAGGCTGGTCTGGCCTTTCCTCACTCCCTGCAGCTCGGCCACGGGCACCAGCTGGTGGACAGCCAAGTGCCATCGCCCCCGTCCCGAGGATCTCCGTCAAACGAGGGTCTGTGTGCGGTATGCGGGGACAACGCAGCCTGCCAGCATTATGGAGTGAGAACCTGCGAGGGCTGCAAAGGATTTTTCAAG cgCACCgttcagaaaaatgcaaaatatgtgtgtttagCGAATAAAAACTGCCCTGTTGACAAACGCCGAAGAAATCGTTGCCAGTTCTGCCGTTTCCAGAAGTGCATTGTCGTCGGAATGGTGAGAGAAG TTGTCCGAACGGATAATCTGAAAGGTCGGAGAGGACGCCTTCCATCCAAACCCAAAAGTCCCCAGGAGCCCTCCCCACCTTCGCCGCCGGTGAGCCTCATAAGCGCACTCGTCAGGGCCCATGTGGACTCCAACCCCTCCATGTCTGCTTTGGATTACTCCAGA TTTCAGGCTAACCCTGACTACCAAATGGCTGGagacaacacacagcacatccAGCAGTTCTATGATCTCCTGACGGGCTCCATGGAGATCATCCGGGGCTGGGCGGAAAAGATCCCTGGCTTTTCTGATCTACCGAAGCAGGATCAAGATCTCCTCTTTGAATCCGCCTTCCTTGAACTTTTTGTCCTGCGGCTGGCGTACAG GTCCAACCCAGTGGAAGGCAAACTTATTTTTTGTAATGGAGTGGTGTTGCACAGGCTACAGTGCGTCCGTGGATTTGGAGAGTGGGTGGACGCCATCGTGGAGTTTTCTTCCAATTTGCAGAGCATGAACATAGACATCTCAGCTTTCTCCTGCATCGCAGCTCTGGCCATGGTAACAG AGCGACACGGGCTTAAGGAACCCAAAAGAGTCGAGGATCTCCAAAACAAGATAGTCAACTGCCTCAAAGATCAAGTGACATTCAATGGCGGTGGATTGAATCGTCCCAACTACTTGTCAAAACTCTTGGGAAAGCTCCCTGAACTGCGCACACTATGTACTCAAGGTCTGCAGCGTATCTTTTACCTAAAACTAGAAGATCTAGTCCCTCCGCCAGCAATAATTGACAAACTTTTCCTCGACACCCTACCTTTCTGA